The following DNA comes from Diadema setosum chromosome 20, eeDiaSeto1, whole genome shotgun sequence.
GTCCCAAGGGGTGATTTGACATGCCGATGCACTTTGGCTTTCTGACATGCAATGCATTGGCGAGCCCATGTGCGAACATCTTTATTTACAGAGGGCCACACAAATCGAGATGATACAGCTATCTGACTGGCTTTAATGCCTGGATGTGATAGGCCATGTATAGCATCAAATATCGTTTTCTGTGCGACTGGGGGACAAATGGGCGTGGTTTGCCGGTGGACATGTCACAGACTAGAGCACTGTTGGTGTCGATAAGGGGCACGCGCTCTAACCGCAAGCTAGTTTGGGGGTTACGCAATTCTGCTTGTAGCTCGGCATCAAGTACCTGGGCTTGCGCCATGACCTCATAATTGACAGTCTCGCCTGCCTGAATCAGGCTGACCTGGGGACGTGAAAGTAGGTCGGCCACGACGTTGTCCGTCCCTCGAATGTGTCGTATGTCTGTTGTGAATTGGGAGATGTAATCCAAATGTCTAATCTCGCGCGGGCTGTGGCGATCTGGCTTTGCATTGAAAGCATGGATGATGGGCTTGTGATCGGTGAAAACGCAGAAGTCTCGACCATCTAGCATGTATCTGAAGTGTTTGATCGCGAGATACATAGCTAGGAGCTCCCGCCCAAATGTGCTATAGCGTGTCTCTGCTTGGTTGAGCTTACGCGAAAAGAAAGCAATAGGCTGCCACTGTCCGTCAGTAAGCTGCTGCACTACACCTCCTACCGCCCTGTCGGATGCATCAACGGCGACACAAAGGGGGAACTGGGTATTAGGGTAAGACAGCAGCGTGACTTGGGAGATTTTCTCTTTAATCTCGCTGAATGCCGCTTCGCACGCTGGTGACCACGGCAGTGGTTTGCGTGAGCGAGGTGGACGATTGCGGAGTAGGTCTGTCAGAGGTAGCAGAGTCTCGGCACAATTCGGCAGAAATCGACGGTAGAAGTTCACGAGGCCGAGGAAAGCGCGAAGTTGTTTGGCTGAGGTGGGCGTGGCGCACCGGCGTATCGCATCAACTTTGTCGGGCAAGGGGCACACGCCTTCGCAGTTAATGCGATGACCCAAGAAGTCGATCGTGTCTCGTCCAAATTCGCACTTGTTAGGATTGACGACAACGCCGAATTCTTGTAGCCTAGTGAACAACAAACGAAGATGGTGTTCGTGCTCCTCTTCGTTGTCACTGGCTACAAGCAAGTCGTCAATGTAAGCGTACACAAATGGTAACCCACGAAGCACGCGATCGATGAAACGCTGAAAAGTTTGCGCGGCGTTACGCAAGCCGAAGGGCATACgcaaaaattcaaacaaaccaAAGGGCGTGCATATCGCCGTCTTACACACGTCTTCAGGTGCCACCGGAATTTGATGGTAAGCACGTACTAGGTCTATTTTAGAAAAGACCTGCTTACCATGCAAATTCGATGCAAAATCCTGAATGTGAGGTATTGGGTACCTATCTGGTATGGTGGATTTGTTGAGCCCACGATAGTCTCCGCACGGGCGCCAGTCCCCCTCAGTCTTCTTTGGCACCATGTGTAATGGTGACGACCATTGACTGTTGGAGGGCTGGATAATGCCGAGATCCATCATGTGCTCAAATTCGGCGCGGGCGATCTTAAGCCGGTCAGGAGCTAGTCGACGTGGTCTTGCATGCACCGGTTGACCACGGGTCTCGATGTGGTGCAAAACATCGTGCTTGATATCTTGCGGCCGATACACCGGTTTGGTTATTTCGACAAATTCTTCGCAAAGCATCCTAGTATACCGATTGTCAGCTGCGATATTGTCAATCACTGGGCTGATAGCCTGACAATTAGCAGGTTGGCCGGTAATGGTAATGCTTGTTAGCGGGTCGATGAGgcggtgcttatttacgtcaaccaagaaattgaaatgatacaGGAAATCGGCACCTATAATAGGCATTGACACATCGGCAATGACGAAGACCCAACGGCATACACGGCGTAAACCGAAATCAAGGGTGAGCGAGCGCTGGCCAAATGTTTTAATCCTAGTTTCATTCGCTGCACGCAGAAACATTGCACTTGGCTTACAGCAATCTTGTTTCGTCCTAGGAAAAACTGACACAGCGGCGCCAGTGTCGATGAGAAACTGTCTATTAGAGTTTCGATCCGTGACGTAAAATAAGCGACTGGGGTTGGTTTGACTGCCAGAGTGGTGTGTCGCGGCTACCCTCCGGCTCGCTAGTTTCCCGCTGGGAAATGCTTGCATCCCGCCTTGCATCGCTCTGCTTTGTCACCATATTTGTGATGGTACCAACACAAATCGGCTGGCTGTTGCTCCGTTTCAGCTGGTGCATTGCCTGCGTTGGCCTCCTCTTTCGTTCGGGCGCGACCACGGCTACGGCTGCGACTACGACTTCGATTTTCGGCTGCCTTCGCGCCTATTTCTAGCCGCTTGAGTCGGGTTTCAATGCCTTGGAGCAGACTTACGAGCTCGTCAAGCTGTGCGGTGGAGGGTGCCACCGCTGCGCTCGCGACGACGGGAGGGTCTACCATGTTCACAGTCGGAATATGTGCGTCGAGGATTCTGTCTGCGAGTTCGGCGAGCTCGGTCAGTGGCAGGGTTTCTTTAGTGGACGCCAAGATTAGACGCACGCTATTCGGCAATCGTTGTAAAAACAACTGTCGCATTATGCATTTCTCTAGCTGCAGCTCGCCGACCAGCTGATTCATTCGACGAAGCAGCTGGGAGGGCTTGCGGTCGCCGAGCTCCTCCTCCGTCAATAATTTCTGAACTCTGCGTTGTTCAGACTCTGACATGCGCTCTGTCAATTGCCGCTTTAAGACGGTATATGGGGTGTCTTTTGGAGTGTTAATGATAATATCTCGCACCTCCATAGCAACGTCCGGCGTTAGTGTGGCTATCACGTGGGAGTACTTGGTTTCTTCCCTCGTGAATACCCTTGGTCGTGAACTGCGCCTCTGCCTGTGCAAACCAAACCTGTGGGTCAGCCCTCCAAAATGGAGGTAATTTGATGGTTCCCGCGGCATTGACTGCCGGGCTAGAGCTAGCTCCTGAATCTGAACTAGGTGAACCACGAGTAGTCTCGACGTTAGACTGAGTCTCAACGTTAGGCTCGGCCATGATTATCTGAGAAGTTACAGAACTAGGATATGAGACTCACAAAATTGAACACTAAAACCTTGACTCAGTTGTCTAATTAATGCGTCTATGCATACACTCCACTCATCCGACAAGTTAACCATTAGATAACTGAAAAACTGATCGATTTACAACTCATCAGAAGACATTATACTTTGAGAAACATATCAACATTTGCCACAATTTGGTGTCAACAGTTATCAACTTAAGCAAGATGTGTATACTCGAACATCGCTGTCTCGGATCACTTCAAATCACGTCGGTTTCGATCACGTCGGGGTCACCACTTTAGGAAGAACTGGTATTGTTGTAATTGTGTGAATGcttgttattgttttgcttAAGTTGCACGCGCAAGGGTCAATAACCAATTCCCCTATTTTTTGTATTAgcataattgtgtttttgttattttttgaagGATTCTCTTTCATATGTGTTGGAGCCAATCGTGAACGCTAGATGGCGCGCTTACTTTGCGACCCTTGGAGCCATTGCGCTGTTGGCCAGAAAGTACGGCGGAGGCATGCGACAGCAAGCTGACGGTGTGTTGATGGTCAAGGAATCTATACgtaaaaatgatatgaatgtaggacaatgatataatatacaggcGAGTAGGAATTCCATCATGGATGGACATTTAGAAATGTGCTGCTGTGCGGAAGGTCTGCGCTCTGTGAGTGCTTCGCTAATGAGCACACGATATCAAGTTTACATTTTTATGATCACCTAGATGGCATCTTTCCTACCATGCATGCGTCCATCCATTTCCAGATACAACTGTGAATTTCGTTTGTACAAGTAAACTGCCGTTATGGTGCAGGCTAACATCACAACCCATCTGTTACTTTATTGCAGCTTTCTCAATCCTCTTTGCTTGCCGATGCTTTTATACTAATATTGTGTGTCTGTATTTTTCCCCCACAACTGCGTAAATCTAGCCACATTACTTGTTAAAATATAGGTCCTTTCTGTCGAATAGTTATCTAACTCATTTAACCTGAGCTTGGAAAATAACTGCATCTAGGCTCCATATATTGCACCCAAACAgatgtttgaataaaaaaaaaagaaagaaataaaggataTGATAGTGTGCTAGTGTAATAGTCTATGTCTAGAGCCTACTAAGCAGTCAATTAGTACAACTTTGTTCCACTGTTCAAAAATTCGAAGCAAAAATAAACTGAACGTAGGCCTATACGTCACAATCAGGTATTATCTACACATGCATACGTATGTAGAAATGAATGGTAGGCCTTATGACGCTTCGTAAATTATATACACTCACCAGTTTTACGAAAGGGCGCAAACTGTGAACGTGATTGGTGACATCGTGGTGACTATTCGTTTTTCATTGACCCATTGCTATCCAACGCAAATGATACTGTAAACCTTAAAAATCTAATGTTTAAACTTTCTTGTAAAATTTGGTCTGTTTTAAAATGAGATTTCCTCAGTGGCCTATTTTAAATCCATACAGGACAGAATATAAAGTTAAATAGCCCCGAGGGCGGGGAAGAAATCACCGAGAAATCATCCcgtaaagaaagtataaaacaTAAGATGTCTCTGGAAAGGGATAAAGTGGAGGAAAATCATAGATCatagtaagaaaaagaaagaagtggaGTACGTTTAAACGACTGAGTTCTGGAGATCTAGTTATAAGACTATTTAGGAAGACCTGGTATTGTTGTAATTGTGTGAATGcttgttattgttttgcttAAGTTGCACGCGCAAGGGTCAATAACCAATTCCCctattttttgttcttgtttacgAGACAATGAGGTTAAAGCAAACACATGTGAGACAGTTCAGTTTACATTTGCAATGGCCTTCTCAATTGAACGGACTTTATTTACAATCGATCAGGATCATACCTGTATCGACACGCTGTCATTTTAATATAGCGTGGTAGTGACAGACAAAAATTTTATATTATTCTGGCGTTCAGAATAATGCCTACAACTAAGTATAAATTGAACAGATGTACATTACCCCTCTTGACTTGTTCAAAATCAAGCTCAATAATGTGGATCCACAGATATTATCCGAATTAGGAAATTCCAAATATTGATATAAACATTCACCACCAATACTCTATCACGGTGTATCAGGGCGCGAAATCTCCAGTTTATGTTAAGTCCGGAATGTTCCGTGAAAATCCATTGAATGGCGTGCGTCACTTCGCGAGGACGGCGTCGTCGAAGATGAGCGCGACGGACGAGATCGGGGCGAAAAACTCGAACACGACGGGTCCAAAGCGAGATGAAACGGGAACGGGATGACGGTTGACTGGATGCTCGGCATGAATGAGGCAAGGAGTCAGATTTGCCTGAAATGATGTAGATGCCGCGTTGTGACAGTCATCGGCAGAGATTGAGCGGACATTATCCTCTTATACACGTGTATACAGAGTCAACAGTTTCTAATTGCCGGTTGTAATAGACTGACTGTGGGCTGCGGTGCTGTTCTCCTCCCGGGGAAAGATGCTTATTTCCAGGCTGTCGAGGCATAGGCTGAAAAGCAAGGGCTGCCAGGCGTAGCAAAGTCCTCTCAAAATCTCCAGCCAAGTATTTGTGGAGAAACAAGGACTGCCTGACGAAACAAAGTCCTCACACAGTTTTCAGCCAAAAGTCATGAAGTTGAGGAGAAAAATCAGCTAGACGAGCTGATCTCGGGCAGCATAATCAGCAGTCAATGGCAATTTCAAAGTCCCTGCTAATTCCGAGTTTTCAGGGTTTTTATATAGCTCGATCATGACAGCGAAGTGGAGGTCGTGGTCAAACTCACTTCCTCTTCAGGGGTCAAAGATGCACACGAAATCTCCGTCCAGTCTGAggtcagattttgtttttagctgCCTGGCATTAGGACGCGTCAATCAGACAGCAACTGGTATATTTCCCTGTCATCTTATTTATGCACACAATGAGATCTATTTGCcctgaacttggaagaaaaaCGACCCCGGAAACACTAAAGAGTGAGGGGTCAGTGGCGGTGTTCTTCCCTAAGAGGTGGTGATTTGTTATGGTCAGTGATAATGAGGCTTTGGGCCAAGGGGTACTTTATCAAAAGGTCAGGCAGAGCGGTCAACTGTCAGCTGTGGTGCCTGTGCTGCAGTGTGACATTTTGCAGCGCCCACTTCTACTGCCTATATCATAATAAGAAACTGTACAAATACAATATCAGGCACCCGTCCTAGTTTTAAACAgactttccttctctttttctaAATCAATGTAAATACAAGATGCAAGAAGGTTTTGCGCATTTTTCACTTTCAGGACAGAGCAGTGCACTGTGGTCACCATGGTAACGCAGTACAGCGCTGCTACAACTAAATTATTGAAGAAGtgatatgattaacaaaagacattggaacgCACTTTTCCCTACACCGAGAATAACTTGCCCGTTTCCCTGAAATACAGATGTAGGTCATATTGAGTCACATGGAAACATTTTATTTCCCTCCACAGGCCCACTTTTATAACCACTTATTCATTCCTCAGCCTACTCTTCTATTCACTGTGACAATAACTAAAGTGTAtgtaaacagaaacaaaaagtaaTCTAGACATAATCACGCAGACATCAGACACACGCACTCGTAAGCTTgcaaaaggagaagaaaagaaaaaaatacaccgTACGAGAAGAAAGATATTTCAGGAAATGAAGAACCAAGATGAAAAGAAGAGGACGAAAGAAAATTCGAGGAGAAAGCAGGAGGACTAGGAGGAGAAATCTCGACCATCAGGTTATAAGATGGAGGCAAAATGGGGTGTGAGTGGCGGGGTGCGTCACTGAGTGGCCCCTGGGACAACTCGACACGGTTCTTTAGCCCCGCCCACTTCGTTCGCACACCCACAAGGTCTGAAGCTGCTGCTCAAGGGCCGGAGGTATACCTGTGCATTGTACCCCGTATATACCATGGTATACAGGCGAGGCCGCGCTCGCCTTGTACCTCCTTCCCAATACGAAGTCGCCCTTGCGCTAAACGGTCCCCAAGGAAAAAGCAAAATATGGACTTCAGACTCGACCCTGAACCAAACTGCCTGCCCCTGTCGCTGGAAAGGCCAGTGCAAGGTCGGCTCGTATGTACAAAAGCTGGTAGAGGTTTATTATGATCGACTCATTGATAGCTTCTAAGCTTCTTCATGAATGAAGACCGCCAGCTAAACTGAGTGTATATAATCCTGTGTAGAGCCTCAGGGTCGTCAGGTCATAGTACGTCGTTACCTACCCGCTATGATTCGCACAAAGTCTCTCGTAAAATTGGTGGTGGGGGCAAGACAAATTAGCACCAGCAGCCTTCAAATGCAGGAACAGGCATCTAAAGTCATGACGTCTTTCGCCAAACGTGGAGAAGTCGCCGTTGTTACTCTAAACAACCCACCACTTAACGTCCTGAGGTAAATATCTTGGCGCCCATTGTCACTTTCAGTGTGATTAGATATTAGGTTATGAACGTAAGAGAGTGTCgattgtttttcttctgaacCCGACCGATCTTTGCAGAGGCGGGTGTCTACACCAGTGCAGTGGTATAGTGGTAGTGGAGCTAACCGGGCGCTTTTTCGCTGCATTATAGTTCACGCAATTAGCCCCTGTTCTAGGGTACACACTGATGTAGCTCTCCGCATTTATTACAAGGTGCGTGATTAGAGTATAGATATTGAACATTGAATAAGAGTTTAATTCCAGCCACATGTCACAGCATTGATATTAATCAACCGATTGGTAATCTAAATCACACAAGTTGAGGGGTGTAAAGTTTGTGGGTTATAGCTCGCAGTGCAATGGAGTCATGTTAAATTCTTTCTCAAGGTCGAGCAGACAACATCATCCTGAACATGCAACACGTACTATGTTCAAAGTCCTTCGACTTCAGAGGAGCATACATTAAATAATTAATGCCACGCATGTTTATATCTTGTATTGTGTGTACCGTAGGCTTATCTATCACACTAGTATGTATCTAACCCCAGCGCGCGCGGGGCAGTAAACAGAcacgtgttggggtcgctggtaTGGTTAATCTAGTGCATGACATTACTAATAAACGCGATCAGTCTGTGCTCATCAGAAGGATCAGATCAAAGGTAATTATTTGTTCATTGTGCGGAATAGATTTCTGATCAGAGCTGCTAGCTGTGGACTTCTTCCACTTCAGATTGACCCCAATGGACCTACCTTTGAAAGACTTACCTGGTATCTAATCTAGCATATAAGCGTTAGAGGCGATGTATACTGCAAAGAAGAAGATGTTCTGCTTAAGTGTTCAATCTCCTACATATCTTCTCCCTTCTCCATATTTTTCCTTTCTCCTGCTATTTTGTCCCAATGTGTACTCCCATTATTTCTTTCCCATCTCTACCTTTCTCTTATATAATCAGAGCTTTTTATACAGCTTcagtttttaattcaaaccATATTTTACAAGTCATATGCTTTGGTTTATCTCCAATTTTGGTGGGTCTAACTATACAAGCTACAAGCTGTGCTTTTGATTAATTCACCCccatctcatttttctttttgctatttTGTATTACCTTGAATTCTGTTGCTGAAGTATCTGTTTCAATTATCTTTTATGTCAAGACAATGTTAGCAAAAGTCATTGCATTGTAATGATTGTAATTtggttatgtttgtttgtttcttgtgaAAACAACATGGAAATAAGTTCAAATtgatcaaatcaaacaaaatgtagTAGTCTTGTAGTATAACTGCACCATAACACACAATTCCTGAAAAGTCTTGCACATAATGTTCCTCAGTCATCTgcagtggaaatatgaaatggtataatttatcattttcttatacatacatttttggtgaaatatgcCCTTTATCTACCTTCTGTTAAGGATAATAAATTCATAAGTTTTTATTAGTATTGATAGGAGTTAAGCTTTTACAGAAATATTGAAACACATCGTTTGATAAATGttctgttgaagaaaaaaagtgcatgcattttaaaacTGTGCagtacatgaattacatatagatttcatgcatgcatgtgtaaaAGGCAATAATTCATTTTCCACTCAGAATGAATTGATAGTCATcatattcatttaattttcCATTCTTCAGCAGCAGGAGCATGTTGCAACTTGAATTTATGCCACTTTTATATCACACATGTTTCCCCGCTTCAGTGATAATGTCCACTGATGAATGGGACTTCAAAAGACATTGTGTCATATCTATTACATGTTGATTAATCAAAGGCTACTGTATAATAGACCTTTAGTTTAAAAAGTTCAATGTGGGAGACAAAACACCTGTGGTGTATCACACAACTTGCTCAAAAAATCTCAAGAgtaatatatgatttttttaatctttttattttcagtttttcctTAAGGGCGTCGATTGTCCAGTCTATCAGGGTAAGCAATCTTAAAAATCCTTTGAATTTTGCCAAGACCAATCATTATACAGATATGAATGTTACTCTGGTACCATGATtttatgtgtaaaaaaaaaaaaataccaacaaTATCGTTGAAGTGAACGAGGAATGTAAATACATCATATTGTGCAAATTTGCAATTTACGTGAAAGATTTTGTGCATTTGTAACTCAGTGGCCACGGAGGTATTTGACAACTTTGCATCAGAATTTCATGTAAAGTCACCATGGTCAAAGCCTTGCCTGTATGAATCTCATCAGTTCAATGGCATATTTGCTTACCTACGcctaagctgtagcccttctgtattattcattgatACATTCCTTGTAcacttttgttaaacatattgTAAACCCAAATGGAGAAAAATTTATTTTGTAAGCAACTTTTATTTTATCTGAAGTGCTATCAACAGTGTGTCCACATGTGCAATGATATACTACAAGAGCAATAAATCAAATCtaatgaagttaaaaaaaaatatgctaaCCATTATGCAATGACCAATTTGAGCATAATCCTATGGAAAAAAACAATTCATAATGAAAGTCTTTGACACAATTTTCTGACTTTTGCTCGACTGCAGGAAGCTGAAAATGATGCATCCATCAAGAGCATCGTTTTGTGCGGGGCGGGGGGTCGAGCGTTCTGCGCCGGCGCGGACATCACAGAATTCGGCAACCCAGATCTGGTCTTCAAAGGTACACACTCGGTGGTTATCTCATATTTGCATTCTTCTCCAGAGGAATTCAATTATGTTGTCAAGTCATCAATCACCAGTGCATGTATAGTCCAAAGGACCCATTGTTACCCCCGTTATGACTGAACGGAGGCTCATTGTTCAGAGCAGTGTAGACCAAGTAAAAGGTCACTCTTAGCATAGTCTGGGCTCCATCCCTTTTTCCTTGGTGCAATATTTTTCCAGTGGCGAcaaaccaagagagggcgcataTTTTCTTATTGCGATAATTGTGAGACTGCGCACCCAATGTTCCGTCTCGTTTTCAGTGGTGCGATATTTAAACGACTGTGACAAACCCAGAGGATCTGCAAAGTTTATTATTGCAATAATCACAAGACTGCGCACCCAATGTGTATCGCAGTTCTCAGCGTATAGCAgtcctcgggtgtcacgccctctCACGGCTTGTCTCGTACATTGAATCACTGCTGCGAGTAAAAAGAGTCTAGAAGCTAGACTACTCTTAGCAATGGAAAGCTTTGTAGAGGCGTGGAGGATCATAAAATGAGTTACCAGTGTATCAAAAGTTAGAGTGGCCTTTTGCTGTGCTACCTTCTTTAATGATTCAAAATTGGTGGCATGCTCTCTGTTCCGAAAGAGGGCCaaaaagatgaatcaggaaaaTCCAAGTGAGCACTCAGATCATACCAGCCAACATTTGCATTGATTATGACACAGTTCTTCACGAGGTGAAATAATCCGTCTATAAAGCATTGCAATGTCACAGTTGTGTCTTATTTAATTTTTATAGCTTCTTTCAGTAGTGTATTCACCTTATCTGCATTACCTTTATATGGAGAATACATTCCCAGTCGATCCCTTTACATCAACTTTTCCACAAATATTCGACGCATTCAAGAGTTGCCAAGATAACAAAATAGCTGCATGAGTAGTGTCCATTGAAGGAATATCGACTTAAcagaatgattatgtttatacAAGTAGAAAAATATGATAGggctgttaatttttttttctagtcttCTTTTTTCCCAAATTAATGCAATAATGGTTTGTATGCTGTAACaaataataatgttttcattTGCCACCTTAGAGCCAAATCTGATTGACGTCACCAAAGTTGTAGAGGCGTGCAGCAAACCGGTGGTGGCAGTCCTTCACGGAACCAGCCTTGGCGGAGGGGTGGAGCTAGCCCTCGGCTGCCACTACAGACTGCTGGACAAGGGAGGAAAGTAAGTACTGGGGCGACGCCCAAATAACCACTTATCATACTTGTAAAATTGTAGACCATTGGGTATAATATTattgataacaaaatattgcattttCTATGGTTGAAATAATATACACTTGACAGGCCCTTGAAAATTATTATATCCCAATGAATATATTTCTTCAGTGCTGCGTgcatcagtaaaaaaaaaaaaaaaaaaaaaaaaaaaaaaaaaaaaaaaaaatgatgtcttgGGGAAAATGTAACTCCCTTGGAGATGTCAGGTGTTATATTCCAACGTGGAAAATtcaatatttgtattatatttatataattatacagtatgtcacgATTAACCAAAAGGCTGAGTGCATTGTTAGTGGTTGGTGTGTGCTTATGTACCCTCACTGGCAGAATGGGCTTACCGGAGGTCCATCTTGGCATCCTGCCCGCAGCAACGGGGACCCAGAAACTACCCAGAGTGATGTCCATCCAGAATGCCATCGAGATGATCACCTCTGGACGTCATCTGTCCAGCAGAGAGGCCTTGGACAAAGGACTGGTGGACAAGGTCTGTGTATTGTGTGACTTGCTACATATTTGTTGTCATTGTAAGATACTGTATGTATGCTAGATATTATAGCTTATGGCTTATTATGGATTATAAATCGACACTTCCGACAATTTTGAGAGTGGGagagtacaataatgatcacagAAGAGCATGCATGTACATTGCATTTTGTCGGCTAAGAATGAGAAGGGTGTTAAGGTGCCTTGAACAATATGTCTGTAGTGGCAACTtaatgcccttatcattctcagctGATGATTTGATGTCGGATCAGAGTTAGTATtgtcgcatgttgttaaattcaggAATAGCACCCAACTCATGAATTCACAAATGTGAAAACCTTTCGAAACATTTATCAGAgtacatacagtgtagctgTGTTAATTATGTACATGAGGCAATACTTGTGTAGAAc
Coding sequences within:
- the LOC140244069 gene encoding uncharacterized protein, coding for MPREPSNYLHFGGLTHRFGLHRQRRSSRPRVFTREETKYSHVIATLTPDVAMEVRDIIINTPKDTPYTVLKRQLTERMSESEQRRVQKLLTEEELGDRKPSQLLRRMNQLVGELQLEKCIMRQLFLQRLPNSVRLILASTKETLPLTELAELADRILDAHIPTVNMVDPPVVASAAVAPSTAQLDELVSLLQGIETRLKRLEIGAKAAENRSRSRSRSRGRARTKEEANAGNAPAETEQQPADLCWYHHKYGDKAERCKAGCKHFPAGN